A genomic segment from Colletotrichum higginsianum IMI 349063 chromosome 5, whole genome shotgun sequence encodes:
- a CDS encoding BTB/POZ domain-containing protein — protein sequence MVLRKDELEIQLKNENELIKNGVLREDNPLDQSVEFEAFLLACRRGDLKTCQELISAGVNINGKDRFDYTPLIILLLESGALAERNTFQGERCIYNALNDRIRNLLLEYDYSKSTDPLQPWAGHITSLLSKDVPKTADIGLIAAAQSFDLHKFILAARTPYFRRKLSDAPETTTWKLPSTLPLESFQVALRYLYLGEVPRDVVTPRSTVSEEEVLTGVDKLSKQLEIEQLWEAILAGGDRRLARQRYEDEVKRAQGQVERFYRDKVLGHKMVVETKRVGDIKWRHDNSIFADCLLCAHEPESDEVGNDAGEDDDANAGVVRLNGIPLGPAVNTDGDRPKRRPRKSVVYPVHKAMLIRSPYFETMFSSDFREAQDSEHLHVVTVDCMPDVLEIVLTYLYTEKVDCPLELALDLLYTADILFLDKLKTKAAQAISTLGSGNSNVWADRTHASAGRQEEGEEQQQQQDEMEPINIYDVIHAAWDLRVQRLEEFGARYLADRLEDYIDEPEFAELIRESAERIRNRQETDTIELLDDIRYYLGERFRLRFEDANLDEMMDEEGEIDAALAETIAVQSEQQQQQRQTDGKEEPIAAPVEAASAATSVRDGEGGESGEDGESGQGVKTLAGEVAEDEFASDAINYQILLGKIDTMLDRLKLDA from the exons ATGGTGCTTCGGAAAGACGAACTCGAAATACAGCTCAAAAACGAGAATGAATTGATCAAAAATGGCGTGTTGAGAGAGGACAATCCCCTGGATCAGTCCGTCGAGTTTGAGGCCTTCCTGCTGGCTTGCAGGAGGGGTGACCTGAAGACGTGCCAAGAGCTGATATCGGCGGGCGTGAACATCAATGGCAAGGATCGCTTTGACTATACCCCCCTGATCATT CTGCTCCTGGAGTCCG GTGCTCTGGCTGAGAGAAATACGTTCCAAGGGGAGAGATGCATCTACAACGCCCTCAACGACAGGATACGGAACCTTCTTTTGGAGTATGACTACTCGAAATCGACGGATCCTCTGCAGCCATGGGCGGGTCACATCACCAGTCTCCTCTCGAAGGACGTCCCAAAGACAGCGGACATCGGCCTGATCGCCGCGGCGCAGTCCTTCGACCTGCACAAGTTCATCctggcggcgcggacgccGTACTTTCGTAGGAAGCTGTCCGACGCGCCCGAAACAACAACGTGGAAGCTCCCGTCCACCCTCCCGCTGGAGTCCTTCCAGGTCGCCCTGCGCTACCTCtacctcggcgaggtcccGAGAGACGTCGTCACCCCGCGCAGCACCGtctcggaggaggaggtgctCACAGGCGTCGACAAGCTCAGCAAGCAGCTCGAGATCGAGCAGCTCTGGGAGGCGAtcctcgcgggcggcgaccGTCGCCTCGCGCGCCAGCGGTATGAGGACGAGGTGAAACGCGCCCAGGGCCAGGTCGAGCGCTTCTACCGCGACAAGGTCCTCGGCCACAAGATGGTCGTCGAGACGAAGCGCGTAGGCGACATTAAGTGGCGCCACGACAACTCCATCTTCGCTGACTGCCTCCTCTGTGCGCACGAACCCGAGAGTGACGAGGTCGGGAATGACGCgggagaggacgacgacgccaacgccggcgttGTCCGCCTCAATGGGATCCCCCTTGGCCCGGCCGTTAACACTGATGGCGACAGGCCGAAGCGGAGGCCTAGGAAATCGGTGGTGTACCCGGTGCACAAGGCGATGCTCATCCGCAGCCCCTACTTCGAGACCATGTTCTCCAGCGATTTCCGCGAGGCGCAGGACTCGGAGCACCTCCACGTCGTCACGGTGGACTGCATGCCTGACGTCCTCGAGATCGTCCTTACTTACCTCTACACCGAAAAGGTCGACTGCCCCCTCGAACTCGCCCTAGACCTGCTGTACACGGCCGACATCCTGttcctcgacaagctcaagACCAAGGCCGCGCAGGCCATCAGCACCCTGGGCAGCGGCAACAGCAATGTGTGGGCCGACCGCACGCACGCCTCAGCGGGGCGGCAGGAGGAGGGTgaagagcagcaacagcagcaggacgagATGGAACCCATCAACATCTATGACGTAATCCACGCAGCCTGGGACTTGCGGGTGCAGCGGCTCGAGGAGTTCGGCGCGCGGTACCTCGCCGACCGGCTGGAGGACTATATCGACGAGCCCGAGTTCGCTGAGCTCATCCGCGAGAGCGCCGAGCGGATCAGGAACCGTCAGGAGACGGACACCATCGAGCTGCTGGACGACATCCGGTACTACCTGGGCGAGCGGTTCCGCCTGCGCTTCGAGGacgccaacctcgacgagatgatggacgaggagggcgagatcgacgccgccctggcGGAGACCATTGCCGTGCAGAgtgagcagcagcagcagcagcggcagacTGATGGGAAGGAGGAGCCCATTGCCGCCCCCGTGGAAGCGGCATCCGCTGCGACTTCTGTGagggacggcgagggcggagagAGCGGAGAGGACGGCGAGAGCGGCCAGGGTGTCAAAACGTTGGCCGGtgaggtggccgaggacgagttcgCATCAGATGCCATCAACTACCAGATATTACTTGGGAAGATCGACACCATGCTGGATCGCTTGAAGCTGGACGCGTAG
- a CDS encoding G2-specific protein kinase nima — MTSEADKYEVLEKIGHGSFGIIRKVRRKADSLVMCRKEISYLKMSQKEREQLHAEFQILSTLRHQNIVGYYHREHLKSTQDLHLYMEYCGNGDLGRVIRDLAVKGQRAQESFVWSIFSQLVTALYRCHYGIDPPEVGSNVLGLFSTASKPKTPPGTMTILHRDLKPENVFLGEDNSVKLGDFGLSKMIQSHDFASTYVGTPFYMSPEICAAEKYTLKSDIWSLGCIIYELCAREPPFNAKSHFQLVQKIKEGKVSPLPSCYSSELMGTIKDCLRVNPDHRPDTAQLLNLPVVRLMRKEREVVELNKVIKAKEDALARRVKELDEKTAAFEADKAAVRQEVDSSLRREWEVKARLEIDRQINSEIEALRKRFESEVQSRVEAELQRKTASMTIESAQAHDLDSSLTKSEYPRSSVGNGSVDEELSTSTDLTDISTDSPIANKKATRTPFGRAQTMFVGGMGTPMDIEMASPSPINIASLSLSPRRTAATRVPNLNSGNIFSENAGASSDPMWDLHRDTICIDSDDEDVVPSPTRNIKSRQNPFTSKDRPVLTSQKSVPISRVKPQFSANGLNQNKTLPTLPNMASNPDLGRGVRERGQSPSRRLSKIPSAANLTATSGGESPGGLSRKNSTKKDQEPLGKLAAKNNIKGRTLVELQQARAGGRPLSAVMSGGENISPKRAFKDRIAERRASGGEPAAVWDPERDEMPSPFLVRRKPMARV, encoded by the exons ATGACTTCAGAGGCGGACAAGTATGAGGTGCTGGAGAAAATCG GTCATGGCTCCTTTGGAATCATCCGAAAGGTTCGGAGAAAGGCCGACAGCCTCGTCATGTGCCGGAAGGAAATCAGCTATCTCAAGATGTCGCAAAAGGAGCGCGAGCAGCTCCACGCCGAGTTCCAGATCCTCTCGACCCTCCGCCACCAAAATATTGTCGGCTACTACCACCGCGAGCACCTCAAATCCACTCAGGACCTCCACCTCTACATGGAGTACTGCGGCAATGGCGACCTGGGTCGCGTCATCAGAGACCTGGCCGTAAAGGGACAGCGCGCGCAAGAGTCGTTCGTGTGGAGCATCTTCTCGCAGCTGGTTACTGCGCTCTACAGATGTCACTACGGCATTGACCCTCCCGAAGTCGGCAGCAACGTGTTGGGTCTCTTCAGCACAGCTTccaagccaaagacgcccCCCGGCACCATGACGATCCTGCATCGCGACCTGAAGCCTGAGAATG TCTTCCTGGGAGAGGACAACTCGGTGAAGCTTGGCGACTTCGGTCTGTCCAAAATGATTCAGTCCCACGACTTCGCCTCGACCTACGTCGGCACGCCCTTCTACATGTCGCCCGAGATctgcgccgccgagaagTACACCCTAAAGTCCGACATCTGGTCTCTGGGATGCATCATCTACGAACTCTGCGCTCGCGAGCCCCCCTTCAACGCCAAGTCGCATTTCCAGCTGGTCCAGAAGatcaaggagggcaaggtgTCGCCCTTGCCTAGCTGCTATTCAAGCGAGCTCATGGGTACCATCAAAGATTGTCTGAGAGTCAACCCCGATCACCGCCCGGACACTGCACAGCTTCTCAACCTCCCGGTCGTCCGACTGATGCGCAAAGAGAGggaggtcgtcgagctcaACAAGGTCATCAAAGCCAAGGAGGATGCGCTGGCGCGTCGGGTGAAGGAGTTGGATGAGAAGACTGCTGCCTTTgaggccgacaaggccgccgtcaGGCAAGAAGTAGACAGCTCGCTGCGGAGAGAATGGGAGGTCAAGGCCCGCCTTGAGATCGACCGCCAGATCAACTCGGAAATCGAAGCCCTCCGCAAGCGATTCGAGAGCGAAGTGCAGTCTCGCGTCGAGGCAGAGCTGCAGAGAAAGACGGCCAGCATGACCATCGAATCCGCCCAGGCGCACGACCTCGACAGTTCTCTGACCAAGTCCGAGTACCCGCGATCATCggtcggcaacggcagcgtCGATGAGGAActgtcgacgtcgacggacCTCACCGACATCTCGACCGACAGCCCTATCGCGAATAAGAAGGCCACTCGCACGCCCTTCGGCCGAGCCCAGACCATGTTTGTTGGCGGCATGGGTACTCCCATGGACATCGAGATGGCATCTCCATCGCCCATCAACATTGCTTCCCTGTCGCTTTCTCCTCGacgcaccgccgccaccagaGTACCGAACCTTAACAGCGGTAACATCTTCTCCGAGAACGCCGGCGCGTCGAGCGATCCCATGTGGGACCTTCATCGCGATACCATCTGcatcgactcggacgacgaggacgtcgttccctcgccgacgcgcaACATCAAGTCGAGACAGAATCCCTTCACATCCAAGGACCGCCCTGTCCTGACGTCTCAGAAGTCGGTTCCCATTTCGCGAGTCAAGCCTCAGTTCTCGGCGAACGGCCTGAACCAAAATAAGACGCTGCCCACGCTGCCCAACATGGCCTCGAACCCCGACTTGGGCCGTGGCGTCCGCGAGCGAGGTCAGTCACCCAGCCGCCGGCTGAGTAAGATTCCTTCGGCGGCGAACTTGACGGCTACGAGCGGCGGCGAATCCCCGGGCGGTCTTTCCCGCAAGAACTCAACCAAGAAGGACCAGGAGCCCCTTGGCAAGCTCGCTGCGAAGAACAACATCAAGGGCAGGACGCTGGTTGAACTCCAGCAGGCCCGAGCAGGCGGCCGCCCCCTCTCGGCCGTCATGTCTGGCGGCGAGAACATCAGTCCTAAGAGGGCGTTCAAGGACCGCATCGCGGAGCGCCgggccagcggcggcgagcctGCTGCAGTTTGGGATCCTGAGCGGGATGAGATGCCCAGTCCTTTCTTGGTGCGGCGCAAGCCCATGGCCAGAGTCTAA